One Puntigrus tetrazona isolate hp1 chromosome 25, ASM1883169v1, whole genome shotgun sequence genomic window, GCCTGTTCGGATCATGCTGTTAATTTCTCGCAGCCGCTGTGagatgaagtaaaaaaatagtttaagaaTTATGTTCAGATGAATCTGAACAGGGAATAATGTTTTTGGTCCTTTACGTTAGATGGGCTGGAGCTGACGTAGTAGAAGATCTTGTCTCGAGGAGAAATTGGGCTGCCGGTCTTGTGTGGAGAAATGTAGATGGAGTGATTGTGGGACAGGAGGACCCGACGTGGAGAGCCAATGCGGAGTGATGGATAGGGACAGAGGGGAGGAGCTTCACTCTGAAAACACACGCGGTTATAGATAAAAAATCTCAATCTGAATCATCACTGAACTTACTAGAGAAGGACAATTATCTTTTAAAGGAAGAGTCTACTTTTTTGGAAATGGGTTCATTCttcaactcccccagagttaataagttgagttttaccatttttgaatcccaTTCAGACGATCTCCAGGTCTGGGCGATAgcatttttagcatagcttagcatagatcattaaatccgattagaccagtagcatcccgttcaaaaatgaccaaagagtttctatatttttactttttaaaactctctcttttttctaggtTGATATGATTATATGAGCCGATATGATAGTCCCATTCCGgagtaataatcaaggaagcaGCAGGCATAGTGGTATTGGTCTaactggattcaatgatctgtgGTAAAAACGTAATGCTAAAAGTATGCTAAAAACgttatcgccagacccggagatcggctgaatggattcaaaaacttTGAGAATGATTGAGAATTTCGAGTTGCTTTACAGCATAATGTGAATCTGTCTCATATTTGAAGATGTTTACATCAGCGATTCTGTTATTTTCCTGCTTTttactgtgaagctgctttgtgtatgtgttttttaaaaggtgCTGCGGAAAGAAGGGTGACCACTGCAAAAGTTACCCGGTTTTTTGGCGAGTTGCTGGAGTAACGCAGAGCGAATGGTTTGATCTGTTTGATGTAGACGTGGTTGTAGAAACGGATGAggtctcctctctcctcctcctgctcctgGGGGCCCCCAGGGGCCCGGGTCGGGGTGGATGGGGCGCTGCTGGGCTGGGGAATGGGCAGGGTGCTGTTGGAGCGCATGGACACGGGACTGCTCTCGCCGCTGgctaaaaaacagaaaaacaggaaGTCATTAAATATGCTACAAATGATTTCTACCTTCCCAGGGCTTGTAAAAGAGTCATATCAAAATTCACAATATATGATTATGCGGAACTATCAAAATTGTCAAAAACTTACCTTGTTCTTGTCCTCCCTCAGTGGGTGAACACTGTCTGtggatgttttcattgtttGAATGGCGTCTCTTTCTTCCAGAGATCAGCACACTCCTGTACACCTGAGATGCaatctttattaatattttcatcacATTAACTTCATCCTTACTGTACGCATGCATTAAATTACACTCACACTGCTGCTGGCCTGAGGTTGAGATCTGTAGCACTTCATGATGTTCTGAAAGGACTTATCCTCTTTCGTTACCTGGACAAAACAGTTAAAGCAGCCATTTTTCTTAATCTTTTGAAATCTTAATTTCAAGCATCAAACTGCACATTAACAAAAACTGCTACAAAAGACTGTCATTTAAATACCTTGGTCATGACGTAGATGGCACACATGAGGAGCTGGTCCAGATGTCGGTCCATCATGAGATCGGTGCAGTGCACTAGTGAATACTCGAAACATGTCCAGATTTTTCTGCGAAGATCTGTGCTGATGTCCAGTTTAGCACACAAGTCTCTGAGACGCACACTAGCAAGGTGATATACCTGATGGGGGAAAGAGGCATTGATTTTTCAATGGACAGTATAAGCAAGTTGATGGATATGACACTGTTAATGCATTTGGGTTTTGAAGAACTAGATcagctacacacacaaatgcataaaacCCATAGCAGATGTAGACAGGTGGTGCTGGTGGAGGCGGAGGGTTTCAGTAGAACGGATCTTACTGTACCTTACGAAAGAACAGGCAGAGAGAGCCGGTCTTCTGTGCTCGTTTGGTGGGAGTTCCCTGCTGAGGGCTCTTCCTGTCCTGTTTGGCAGGGCTGGGGCTGTTCTGGACTGTGCCTGTGGGTGTTGCCGTCAGCTGCTGGGCGGTCAGGGTGCCCGTCAGAGCCTGGGCGCTGAGCGTTGGCAGAGCCGCCCCACTCTGACCCGTCACGCTCACCTGCACCGGGATGAATGTAATGCCACCGCTCTCATTTGCTATTCCTATAAACAAAGATGTGAAAATATCCAAATTGTTGGATCAGCAGCATATCTTACATGATATCTCATTAATATGAgtgtcgttgttgttgttgtttttacatgtcttgcatttttaaagaagaaGATTCAATAGGTTTTTTTATGTGGCAATATCTACTGATTTATAAAGGTACTGATGATAAACTGATTGTTTTGTAGATAGCACCTTGAACAGGTATGGTGACTGTCTGGCCATTGTTTGCAGTGACGGTAGCTGTTGCCATCGTGACCACCGTCTGTCCAGCTGGAATGGGGCTGACCAGAGACGGCTGGGCCACTTTGACAGGTTGAGCAGGCTCAGATGTTGAATCTCCATCGACAAAGAGGCGGCGACAGGCCGTGCCAGTAGGGGGCGAGCTGTAGCGGTCGTGGAGAGATGTAGGAGATGGAGAAACTCCTGCTGGAGAAAAGGAAACGATATTACAGTatgattctttttattaaatgtataaaacttaGTCACAGGGCTTGTTTTTTCAAAGTAAGCTACCTTTTCCTGCTCCTGTGATATTACTGCTGAACTCACTCTTGGGAGTATGTGTGCTGCTTCCTGAACTGTCCTCCAGGTGTTGAGGAGGCATTACCTGTAATTCATTTCACACTTAAGAATATTCTATTATGTGATGTTTTAAAGTATCCTAAAATGCGTTTCTTTTCCCAAAGGGATAGCAAACATCACTGATCATGTTTATGTGGTTATATGCAGTTGCATTGTTCTGACCTCCTGGCAGGCAGGAACACAGTTCTTGGCTTCTCGGATGCTCTCCCACAGCGGGGAGTTTCCTTTCCACGCCAAAGATTCCAATACCTGCTCCTCAACATGGTTCAGATGTTTCACTACCTCCCGGAAAAGACCCTCCTCCGCCCGTACCAACACTTCAATCACCTGCGAGCGAGATAAAGAGGCTTTAACtttatgaatgaatgcataCAATTTTATGGTTGTTTTGTATCGCTAAATACCTTGTAAAAGTGATAAGCGGGAAGGTCAAAGATTTGCAAGACTCTGGGAAACTCTCCCGGTGGTCTATACGAGAAGATGACAATCTCCAGGCAGCAGACGATCAGTGACCGGTGAAATATATCTTGCTCTAGAATGCCCTGAGACACACAATATGATATTCATCTGACATAATTACCTAAAGTGTGCCTTATGGCTTAGTTAAGACTAGTTAAGTGATTTGTGTGAAGATGAAACCTACAGACAGGTCCATGTCTCCAAGTCTCTTCTTCTCCTGGTTGATGATCACCTCAAGTGATTTATAATAAAGTGCCTCGGCCAAGCAAAAATACTTCACTGCAACATCTGCGAAAACGGATGCCTcaattttttaatcaattatcaAATGATCATTGTTTGAATTTcacaatttaaagaaaaagtatGAAAGTATGAACATGCACACCTCTTGCTAGAGTCTTGTTATCGTCTCCTGTTCCTTCATAATTCTGAAGAAAAATCTCTGACATTTCCTTCAGTCTGGCTGCTATGGACTCACTGGGGTCTCTTACACATGATCTGTTACACGCAAACAGAAAATACCAAAATAACAGCAAGTTTCACTGTGACTTTCATGGGTCACTGGAATCACTGCAATCACAATCACTTCAATCCCACTTCACTGCAAACTTTACTAACATGTATTACTGGAATCCCAGtgattgttatattttttatggatTCTCTGGATTCTCCAACAGTTTTATTGGactttaaaattacaatgtTACTGAACTCTCTGTTTACTGGTCTCTCTCTAATCACAGTTTTATTGGACTCTCTGTTTACTGGCCTCTCTCAAATCACAGTTTTATTGGACTCGCTGTTTTACTGGCCTCTCAGAAATGGCCTTTCAATGGCCTCTCTGGAACCACAGTTTATATGGATTCTCTGGAATCACAGTTGTCCTGGACTCTCTGGAATcacattttacagaaatatctGCAATTATTGTTGGAATCACAGGACAATGGAATTAGTAAAAGAACATTCCAAGTGATTTCAGTAAACTGTAGTGCTTCCTGTAAACCAACAGTAAAGACAGGTACTTTGCTTCTTGAATTTGGGCGAATGCAGCAGATTGTGAGTAACACGGGAAGCTTGGGCTCACCTGAATAGGTCTCTGAGTCTCATGCTGGGTCTGTATTTGAATCCCGTAAGCAGTGTGTGCAGACGGCCCACGCTTTGCATTGCCATGGAAACGGGGGTACCCACACTGCTCTCTGGCACGTACCTTCTCCCTGTCAAAGGTGTGGACACTTTCAGAGCTGATGCCTGTGAAACAAACCAAATATTATATTGCTGTTCATTATTGGGAATTATGTTGATGTGCCTTTATGTCGCATACTGTCATCGAGTTCTGGAGGGGGTTGGTCAGTCGTTCCTGGTTCTCTATCCCTTCACACAAACAAGGTCCTGGGGTGCCGATGTCTTCTCTGGCCGCTTCTCCCAGAAATATCCTCTCGTCCAGAGAACCAGATGACAACACGTGTTCCTCATACACACGGTTCAGAGAAGCActgaagaaacagagagagCGACGACATTGTAAACTACAGGAGAAATGTTTCAGAAGCTTCATGCAGAGTTGGTGTTTAACTGAATAGAGACACTCACAGGCTGTCACCAAAATTCACCGGCTCCAAAAACCCTATCAGCGTGTCTTCTTTCCCCTTTAAAAcctgtgagagagaaaagataGAATATACCAAATGTTCCAAACAATTCCATGTAccaaatacttttaatattagaaataataaatacagtttattttctATAAGAAACAATGTTGGATGATATCATGTAAACTTTGAACAGCTGACTAGCCTAAAAAAGTGTATTATGTGTACAAGGGAACTATTATTTCCGTTATTTTTAAGCAGccatcttcagtgtcacgcaatccttcagaaaacatgtTCTTCAatatctgaaggatcgtgtgacactgaagactaaacagaggaataaattaaaatataaaaaagaacgTATTCTTTTGAAATGTACGTagttgtttattgttatttaattcaatgcatTCTTGGTGAGCCCAAAAGCAGTCTTCATCGTATGTCTAGTTCCAGTACCTTGCGCTCAAAGAGTTTCTTAATGAAGGGTTTCCAGAAATGCTCCTTTGCTCCTTTGGCCTCCAGCACCAGCCCATCATGAAGCTCACACAGCTTCTCTATGAAACATAATGAACCCGGGCCAGGCTTATAATCTTTACAGTTGAAGTCCTCAGGCAGCCCTGCGCACAAAACAACGTTTGATTGACCTTCTGAGATCTCCTACTGTCTGGACACAAATGCTTCAGTACTGTGTGGGGGACCTTTAAAAGCCGGGTTGAGCAGATCTTTCCGACTAGAGCACAGGAGAGCGTTGCAGTAAACCAGATCCAGAGCACACAGGAGCAGATGATAGGAGTTCACCAGATCATCACTGATCATTGGAAAATTTCCTACAGGAACAGAGGAGAGAACatgttttagtaaaatataaataattatatatgctAGAGTGGTGGTTCTACAATGAATTCCTACAGCTTTTGACTGTAAACACCTTTTTGGTTCTGGTTGGGATTTTTTTCCTCCACTGAAACAAAACCATCTGGTAAAGAGCTGTTAACAATGGTGTTGAGGAGGAACGCTTTGCTGGTCACACAACATATATCAAGCAGACAGGTGGCCAACTTTACGGCAACAACAGGAAAAGTCTGCACAAAAATTAACGTGTGCTGTTAGGCCACAATGCCTGGATtgatcatttcctgttttattcattttaagttacTGTAGCAGCCTGTACGATGCAAAGAATACATCGAGCCTGTGAAGCTACATGTGTACTCATAGAAAATCTTGAGTGTTTGATTGCTTTTCAGGTTTTTCTTGTCGCGGTTATAACATTGTTAAAGGGTTACAAGCGCATTTCTTACAAACGTTCTTCTAATCTTCTGTATTTTCACCcgaaacatatatattttatatattgccagaacattaaaatatttatttttctgattagattattatttaaaggatacaaaaagtacaaataatatCTTAAGGACACGTTgctctattatttttattaacaataattaatatcatTCATCGAGTAAGAATAATGGTAAATTCTATTGGCATGCATATTACAACGTGACTGTTCGTTAGCGTTTATACAGCACATAATAAttccttattctgcatgattgcATTTTAGATCCCTTCCCATCGCTAAACTAAGCGACTACCTTTTACCAACCgtcaataagcagcaaatcaggagTCTTACGAGAACGTTCTTCTAACATTTTCTCTCAACATTACGAAAATACACGTTAAATATGAATTAAGTAAAAGATTATTCCGTGAACATTACTAGCTTTGtccaaattatattttcttataaattaCATAGTCTAAAATCATGACTTGTATTTAATATTGACATATTGTCAGAATGCCCCGTTACAGAAATGTACGACTTTACATAATAATGGCGCGATTCATGAAGATTTGCGAATGAATTGTTCATACCGGCTTGGAAAATGACTCGAATGACTCACTGACAGAACTCAACTGATTGAATATTTTCTTGCGTGAGTTCACGTTTTCTATATGTTAATATGACCTACTACTTTTCCGTAATGTGGAAAATACAACCAGGGCAGACTGCATCCCACAGTGCAATGCATTCCGAGTCAATAACCTTCTGTTTGCGAATTCGAACTTAACTCTAGTCTCCCTACTGCTTTGACAGAACTGCTAAACCTGCAGGCCAGAAAACGAGTGCGCAATAAAACACAGCGTCAAGCTCAGCCGAATTAAGGTACTTACATGCATTTTCTCATTTCACTCCCCAGATAAAGCGACTCTGCATCTTTGACCAGCGGCAGGCTCTGAGTTGATCACAATGAGGGCTTTTGCTCCAGGATGGGACACAGAGGAACACGGCGGCCTGCTGGGCTCCACTCAAACACAGACAAGTCCCGACTTGTCATCTGGGCTGGTTGCTAAGTTAAGTGACGCATGAGACGCACGAGGAAATAATGCACTCAGCCGGCGTCCTCTTACGCTTTTTTTAGGTTTGACTTTAAATGTTTGtggtatttataaaaaaaatatcatgagCTCGGTTTGAGCTTCGTGCGTTGAGCTCGACGCGCAGCATAATAGGGCGTTAATAAGGAGACGGGAATAAGGACTCTAATGAATAATTCacgatttttgttttatttttaaagtgttttaaaatgaattttatgaTGCTATGAAAGCATTTAAGACCCTAGCCAGGGCACTAAAcgctatttaaatatgcatattttccaACAAATTATCTTTGCTAAAATGATGtcgaatatttatttatgccaaattacatctgtaaaacaaacactttcaaTATAGCATTAAATGAGAATAATGCAATGATtcgaattttttaattttgacaggGTCTTGAATGACGGATTATGCAATTGAAGCTGAAAACGCACTgggaaataaaaacagcacGACCTGAAAAACGTGACACGATTCACCATTTTCTGCTTGATTCATTTGTGAGATCTTACTGCAGCATGTCCGATCCCACAGCTCGATACGAACATAAGATATGTGACATTAATGAGCCGAAATTAGCCCGCAGCGTCACGCCGGTGGCTCTGCAGATGAGGTGGGCTTgtgtttacgtgtgtgtgtgtgtgaggaaacGCTCCGTCCCCGCTGGCCTCTGACCCGAATCAAACATGCCTGCGCAAGCCCGCATAATGAGCACGGGTCACATGATCCGAGCTCTCAGCGCTCAGCCAATGAGGGCCCGCCCTTCCGTAAGTCACTCCGCACGGCTCGCGACCCGCTTAAGAGACACCAGAAGAGGAACAATCCTGAGAAACACTGCGACTCCTCCCTCCTCATTACGGCAGGAGCTTTCCTCTAATCTCCTTCTGTCCGGTCTTTCTACCCCCGACCACAGTTGCTCAGCAGTGACTTATTACAACTTAAAAGTCTAGCTTTTACGAAATCAATATCCGATGCACTATGCAGACATGATGGAACTTTTCCGCAGATCTCAATTTCATGCTGAAGTTATTATTCAATTCTGAGCTCCCGTAATGCATTTCTGTTAAAGAACTCCTCACCTTTAGCGTGTATGAACAGGATCCAGCAGAAGTTGAAGACCTCGGTGACGGTGCAGGGATGTCGTCTGAGGACACAGGAAAGATCTGAGTTAGAGCTGTGCGTCTCCATTATCCAAGAGCTTTTATGTAATACGAATCAAAtccatatgcatatataaaccgATTGTTTGCACACTTCAGCAACCTGAAGCCCGAAGTACCTTTGTTTCCTGCCTCTGTGCGTTCTGGGTAATTCATCCGTGGGTGCCTTGAAGATGTCTTTAAACAAGGGCACGTATTTCTTAAAGATGACGGAGGTGACGGTGAAGTTCCTCTCCAGCTTCTCCGTGCTCTGCTGGAACTCTTTGGGCAGGTTGGCCATGTCCTGCCACttcttcattttattgaaaaactCAATCAGGCTGAAATAGACAATGAAGTTATTTAAACCTCAGCACAGCAAgcgttgcatttttttaaaaatgttcaccaGTCACCTTTATGTATATTTAGCACTTTTAACGATACAAATTGTGTCAAAGccgctttatttttttctaaaaaaaaaaaaaaaaattcataaagtcATTTTCACGTCTGTTTATgataatgatattattttaaaatattatcttcACAAAAATCATGCATCGGTTTGTAAAAAGCATGTTATAATCTCACagaaataacatatatatataataattaacactAAACCAAAATCTAACCCTGACGTTAAAAagtatatcaaaatatatatgtatatttttgaaattattaattatgtacccattaacattttaatttttctatgATTATTCAATAGCAACATTACACAACTGTATAGACTTCATCCATAATCTGCGGCTCACAAGCTATAAGAAGCTACACGTTTACCTCAAGAAGAAATGCAGCTCTGTATATCCCCAGCTAATCTTTAAGTTGTCTTGGGAACATCACaacatgtgtgtgcgtgcgtgtgtgtgtgcgtgtgtgtgttcagctgtgtcttttGCATCTCTGTCTGCATTAAGGCCAGAAGAAGCGCGTCCGTTGACCGACCTCTGCTGTGAAGAGCGCAGGATCCTGGTCAGAGACACGTAGTTGCCCTCCGCTGTGCCTCTTCCTATAGTGGGCACCGATGAGCGGCACGCTACATACAGAGCACACGCCAGCCAGTGCAGTTCACTgccctgtcacacacacacacacacacacacacacacacacacacacacacacacaaacagaagatATAACACAATGGCTTCAGACAGAATTAGCCTGAACCATAAAGTAATATTCTCAGAATGCTGCAGAAAGGTTTTTGAGATCGCATCGGTATTAATGTACCACGAAAATCAAATCTTCGGATAGCTAAAGGAGACACTGGCATCttgctaaaaaactaaaaacatgcagttaatcctttttttaaaaaaaggaaatgaaatagcgtaataaaacagttattgaaTAATTGCTGACGAATGTGGCCATTTgtgctaataaaataattcagatGTGCAATAATTAACATAAGCAACTGTAATGTAATCACGCTTCTTTTTAACAACTGTATCTGTTTACAAGTTGGGTTACACTATATTTTAAGGTGCCCTTGTTACAGAGTAATAACGCATTTAAGTGCTTTATTACACGTACTTACTGTAGGCTTGGGGTTTCTTGCATGTAGTTACGCGTAATTAACCGTAATAATGAAATTAAGAACGCGCAGCACGTGACAAGGAcacgtttaaaaataaaacgttaccttaatttgtatttgaattatgtaatttaacCGGATGCTTCCAAACGCTGCTTATTAGCGCTACCGCGTACCGTGCTTTATGCAACATGGCATTAGACAGAAAATCGtgcttttttatcatttactgtAAGAGCAGCGTACAGCAGGCTACATGTTTTTCTGCACAAGCACAAAACGACTGCGGCGCAGATGTActgaaatactaaaaaaaacgcCATTTGAGAACAACAGCTTGCTCTGTGCATTATTATAATCGTTCGGCTGCAAAGCTGTTCATTCAGATAAAGCCGCTGATGATGTCACACGCAATACGTAACGTgcgcataaacacattttaacgtTCGCCACGTACTTTATTcgtcaaaacataaaaataacatactaGCATGTCGATTCACATGGATATTATTCCGTGCATGCGTATGTTTATGAAACGCGCGCACCGGGGTCTGTGTTTCGAGCTTTCGCTTTACCTCCAGAGTGTAATTTTTGCTGATATTTTCATAACTCCTCCACGCTCCGTTACTCGACTCCTCATCCATATTCAGAGCTCGACACAGGTCTTCAAACGCATGTCTAGTTTTCACCAGCGTATCTTCTTCCTCGCTCATTTCTGCGGCTCCTCTCGCGTATCCGTGTAAATGTGCGGGCTACGTGTGTTTGCCTGCACCGCGGGAGGCGCGGAGAAGCAAACCGCTGCGAAGTGAACGGCGGCGAAACGAGAATGAAGTTATTTCATGACAGCGAGAGCGACTGTACAGTTCTGCACGGTGTAGCCATTTAAATGTCCTTTGACTGACAGCTCGCTTCTGCCGTGTTTGAGTTACGCCGAGCGCGCGCCGACGCGGACGCGATGGGAACGTACGTCGCGTTTCTGACGTAAGTATGAAAGCGAATGCGGATCTGTGCGTAGGGCCTGTCACACGGAAGTGGAGGTCCCGCCCACTTTCTGACTTCAATATGCCATTTCCCCTTGACTTAACTCgtaaattactgttttttttagagaatAAACCTGCCAGCCTGCATcgcattttaataacattttaatacaggTCAAAGAGTAAATCAGACTTTTGCTGTGTTAAATTTGGTTCAGTACTCCGTTTTCTTAACTGTATTACATTGTTATTCCCCATAGTGCGCCTATTCCATGTAAGATTTGTTCATGCATTCAGATTTTTACTTAATGGAATATGTGATATGTTAATGGCGAATGGTTACTTTATACAAGAATTTCAATGAAAACTCAACAGATGTTTTTGAGAACACTTCATTCTAGGCACTCGAAGACTTCACGCCATATAAACTTCATTTCCCGATAAGCCAGCCGCCGGAAATGTCGTTGGAGCGGAAGTGGGTGAGTTGTTTGTTAGCAACTGTCGCTGTGGTCTCCGTGTGATGCTTATACATCGGTGAGATCATGTTTgggttaaaatatttatgtcttGTGAAGCTCTAAAGTACGCGGTGCGCTTATaacattgtttttctgtgttttataggAAACTTAAATTTGCTAAAATACTGCATTTCCGTTACAAATGACTTAACGTGATAGAAAACATGTATCAGATCGTTCCGATGCAAGTATGAAGTACACAAGTATCAGATAGTACTTTGATATATAACATACTAAATGTTTACCATATTCGTATGTggtaatatttacattcatgtcATAATACATGTCCGAGGTGAATATGGATACCGTTGCGTTATTTAGTGtgtaaaattaagttttaataacataatatactataattcatatttttacgtGCATTTGCTGATTGATTTCAGTCTGAATGATGTTTGCTCGTGCCGATGAGACAGCTGGAGATTTTCCTGTGAAAGACATCACCGTCAACCCAAATGGAGCAGGCACATTGCCTGGTcagtattaaagtattattataacTGATAATAACTGCTTTAGTTAATGGCAGGTGAATAATCCTGTTTGAAACTAATTTCAGAGGCCCTGCTGTCTCAGAATGTCAGAGAGAGGCAGAATGTGTCCAAGTTCAGCAGGGAGGAGCTGGAGGACAAATTTCTACGGCTGCAGGAAGAAAACCTCACACTTAAGCAACATACATGCAAACAAGAAGACAAGATCCGCAGGTTCGATCGGTCGTTAGATCGCAAACGCGCAGATGATCTgtattcttttcaaaaatggaTGCGGTGCAGTGAATGGCCAGACGTCTTCGGTGTTTCAGGATGGCCACCAAGCTGATCCGTCTGGTGAAGGACCGTAAGCAGAGCGAGGGCGGGCGAGATGTTGAGATGGAGGAGGTGATGGAGGAGCTGCAGGAGAAGGTTCAGGAGCTGGAGAAACAGAACGAAGGGCTCAGACGGCGTCTGTTGGCAGCCAAACAGCAGCTTCAGGTTCAGAACCGCCGGCACGCTCCCTACGGCCACGTCCAGCCCCGCATCAACTCCGGCCTGCGCAGACTCCGAGACGTCGTGCCCATCACAGCCTCACGACCTCACACTCCCAGAGCAGGTACACCTCTTCTGATCTGTTCTGAGTGTATCCTGTCATACTCTTTTCAGTGTTAAATTCTACTCTGTTCAacgtctgttttgttttctattctagTTTAGTCTAGTGTCTAAATTCTTTTTGTTTGGACTCTATACTCATCTGTTATCTCTATActattctgttcttttttcttttctattctattctattctttttatttttaaattctcttCTATTCTGCGCTACTATGCAAATTCTGTTCTCTATTCTTGTAATCTTTTTGTTCCGTTTTCTTTTCTATTCTGCAAATATTCTGTTCTATTGCAATTTCACACTGTTGCCTTCTGcaatttctattctattctgaaTGTTTCCTATGCcgcattttgttgttttactgtaCGTTGTTACATTCTATTCCATTCTATACTAtgatatgaaaaatgtttattttattctgcaatTTTACTATTCCTcactatattttcatttataatttatgcaCTATTCTGTTCAGTTATATTATGTAATCGATTTTGCATtacgttgttttattttaaattctattctattctatgctaGTATCTAAATTCTGTctgtaatctttttttgttctattttcttttctg contains:
- the rbl2 gene encoding retinoblastoma-like protein 2 isoform X1, with protein sequence MSEEEDTLVKTRHAFEDLCRALNMDEESSNGAWRSYENISKNYTLEGSELHWLACALYVACRSSVPTIGRGTAEGNYVSLTRILRSSQQSLIEFFNKMKKWQDMANLPKEFQQSTEKLERNFTVTSVIFKKYVPLFKDIFKAPTDELPRTHRGRKQRRHPCTVTEVFNFCWILFIHAKGNFPMISDDLVNSYHLLLCALDLVYCNALLCSSRKDLLNPAFKGLPEDFNCKDYKPGPGSLCFIEKLCELHDGLVLEAKGAKEHFWKPFIKKLFERKVLKGKEDTLIGFLEPVNFGDSLASLNRVYEEHVLSSGSLDERIFLGEAAREDIGTPGPCLCEGIENQERLTNPLQNSMTASALKVSTPLTGRRYVPESSVGTPVSMAMQSVGRLHTLLTGFKYRPSMRLRDLFRSCVRDPSESIAARLKEMSEIFLQNYEGTGDDNKTLARDVAVKYFCLAEALYYKSLEVIINQEKKRLGDMDLSGILEQDIFHRSLIVCCLEIVIFSYRPPGEFPRVLQIFDLPAYHFYKVIEVLVRAEEGLFREVVKHLNHVEEQVLESLAWKGNSPLWESIREAKNCVPACQEVMPPQHLEDSSGSSTHTPKSEFSSNITGAGKAGVSPSPTSLHDRYSSPPTGTACRRLFVDGDSTSEPAQPVKVAQPSLVSPIPAGQTVVTMATATVTANNGQTVTIPVQGIANESGGITFIPVQVSVTGQSGAALPTLSAQALTGTLTAQQLTATPTGTVQNSPSPAKQDRKSPQQGTPTKRAQKTGSLCLFFRKVYHLASVRLRDLCAKLDISTDLRRKIWTCFEYSLVHCTDLMMDRHLDQLLMCAIYVMTKVTKEDKSFQNIMKCYRSQPQASSSVYRSVLISGRKRRHSNNENIHRQCSPTEGGQEQASGESSPVSMRSNSTLPIPQPSSAPSTPTRAPGGPQEQEEERGDLIRFYNHVYIKQIKPFALRYSSNSPKNRSEAPPLCPYPSLRIGSPRRVLLSHNHSIYISPHKTGSPISPRDKIFYYVSSSPSNRLREINSMIRTGETPTKKRSIALEEEQQSPAKRLCQENQTALLRRLQDVANDRSSSH
- the rbl2 gene encoding retinoblastoma-like protein 2 isoform X2 → MSEEEDTLVKTRHAFEDLCRALNMDEESSNGAWRSYENISKNYTLEGSELHWLACALYVACRSSVPTIGRGTAEGNYVSLTRILRSSQQSLIEFFNKMKKWQDMANLPKEFQQSTEKLERNFTVTSVIFKKYVPLFKDIFKAPTDELPRTHRGRKQRRHPCTVTEVFNFCWILFIHAKGNFPMISDDLVNSYHLLLCALDLVYCNALLCSSRKDLLNPAFKGLPEDFNCKDYKPGPGSLCFIEKLCELHDGLVLEAKGAKEHFWKPFIKKLFERKVLKGKEDTLIGFLEPVNFGDSLASLNRVYEEHVLSSGSLDERIFLGEAAREDIGTPGPCLCEGIENQERLTNPLQNSMTASALKVSTPLTGRRYVPESSVGTPVSMAMQSVGRLHTLLTGFKYRPSMRLRDLFRSCVRDPSESIAARLKEMSEIFLQNYEGTGDDNKTLARDVAVKYFCLAEALYYKSLEVIINQEKKRLGDMDLSGILEQDIFHRSLIVCCLEIVIFSYRPPGEFPRVLQIFDLPAYHFYKVIEVLVRAEEGLFREVVKHLNHVEEQVLESLAWKGNSPLWESIREAKNCVPACQEVMPPQHLEDSSGSSTHTPKSEFSSNITGAGKGVSPSPTSLHDRYSSPPTGTACRRLFVDGDSTSEPAQPVKVAQPSLVSPIPAGQTVVTMATATVTANNGQTVTIPVQGIANESGGITFIPVQVSVTGQSGAALPTLSAQALTGTLTAQQLTATPTGTVQNSPSPAKQDRKSPQQGTPTKRAQKTGSLCLFFRKVYHLASVRLRDLCAKLDISTDLRRKIWTCFEYSLVHCTDLMMDRHLDQLLMCAIYVMTKVTKEDKSFQNIMKCYRSQPQASSSVYRSVLISGRKRRHSNNENIHRQCSPTEGGQEQASGESSPVSMRSNSTLPIPQPSSAPSTPTRAPGGPQEQEEERGDLIRFYNHVYIKQIKPFALRYSSNSPKNRSEAPPLCPYPSLRIGSPRRVLLSHNHSIYISPHKTGSPISPRDKIFYYVSSSPSNRLREINSMIRTGETPTKKRSIALEEEQQSPAKRLCQENQTALLRRLQDVANDRSSSH